DNA from Campylobacter sp. RM5004:
TAGTTATAGATGGCGAAGGAAATCCATTAGAAAAACACCCTACATTTAAACAATGCAAATGCCCTAAATGTGGCAAAGACGCTATTAGGGAGAGCGATACCATGGATACTTTCTTTCAAAGCTCTTGGTATTTTGCAAGATTTGCGAGTAATCCCGCTAATTGGAATACAAAAGCAATTGATGAAGAAGCAAAATATTGGATGAATGTAGATCAATATATCGGCGGAATTGAGCATGCGATTTTACATTTACTTTATGCTAGATTTTTCCAAAAAGCTTTAAGAGATTTAGGATATTTAAATGTAAATGAACCATTTGAGCGCTTACTTACTCAAGGAATGGTATTAAAAGATGGTGCTAAGATGAGTAAGAGTAAAGGCAATACCGTTGATCCTGATTTAATTATTGAAAAATACGGAGCTGATACTGCAAGGCTTTTCATTTTATTTGCTGCACCACCACAAAAAGAACTTGAGTGGAATGATAGTGCGGTTGAGGGTGCTTATAGATTCTTAAATAGACTTTATGATAAAGCAAGTGGTATTAATGTAGTTGATTTTTCAAATATTAATCATGCAAATCTTAGCAAAGAGAATAAATTTGCAAGACTTAAAGTGTATGAAGCTTTAAAAAAGGCTGATGATGTATTTAATAAAACTTATGCGTTCAATACTTTAATAGCTGCTTGTATGGAAAGCTTAAATGCTTTAAATAACGCAGATGATGATATGGTATTAAGTGAAGGTTTTGCTATAATTTTAAGCATTCTTGAGCCTATTATTCCGCATATTGCAAGTGAGTTAAGCGAAAAATTATTTAATAGAAAAAACATTAAAAACTATGAAATAAAAGAAGAAGTTTTCGTAAGTGATACAATTAAGCTTGGAATTAGTGTAAATGGTAAAAATAGAGCTGAAATTGAAGTAGGTGCGAGTGCAAGTAATGATGAAATTTTAGCTTTAGCTAAAGAAAAAGTAAGCAAGTGGCTAGAAGAAAAAACAATAGTAAAAGAAATTTATATTCCTAATAAATTAATTAATATTGTAATTAAATGAAAAATATATTTTTAATTTTTGTTTTATTTTTTTGTGCTTGTGGTTATGCTCCGTTAAACAAAGCCACAAGCTCTTCTTTAGGTGAAAGCGTTAATGTAGTTACTATAATTAATAAAGCTGAGCCTAAAGATAGTATTACGCTAAGCGATAATTTTACAAATTATTTAGAACATTATATGCATAAAAGCATTAGTAAATATGCTGATAGCAAAATTGTTTTAAGGATTTTGAGTAGTGATTTTATCGCTTTATATTACGATGAGTTTGGATATGCTAAGAGTTATAAGGCTATTATTAGATTAGAATTTAATGTAACTTATAAAGATGGAAAAAATAAAAAAATCATAACTTCAGGCGAGCATATTTTTAATACAAATCAAATTAGTGTTTTAAGTGATGAGCAAAAAAGTAGAGCGATTAATCAAGCTAGCCAAAAGGCGTTTAACGAATTTGCTTTAAAGGTTATTATGTAGTTAATAATTAATTTTGTTTTGTTAGTATTGAGAAAAAATTTATAAAGAGTAAACATGTCTATTAATATTAATGTAATTGCTAAAGAAACTATCGTAGAGCTTACTAAAAGAAATCTTTTATTGACTCCTGAAAATTATTCAGAAGTATTTGATGAAGTAGCGAAAAAATACGGAAGAACTTCTCAAAATAGTGATAAAATCCAAAGCTATATTGCTAAATTAAACCCTATGTTAGCTCAAGATGTAAAAGGTAGAAATGTTAAAAGCTTAGAAGAATTGGTGGTATTTTTAATATCAAAAGCAAATGGTATTAAAGAAGATAATACGGATAAAAAAATCATTACAAATTATAGTATTTTATGCAGAAAATTATTTTCAATATTATCAAAAATACCAAATAAAGCTACAAAGCATCTAAGTGAAGAATCTTTAAATAAATTAAATAGCATTAATATAAGAACTTTAGAAGATTTAAAAAACGATTGGATCAATGTAGAAGATGATCAATTTGAATTAAATAACAAAATTCAGCATTTAGGCTTAAATGCAAGAGATGATTTTAAAGAGATTTTAGATGAATTAGCATCAAAATTAGAAAAGAGTAATGCTGATTCAATTTGCGAAAATTTAGCTCCATCAGTGGCTTATTCGCTTACTCCATCTATTGCAAATTATGTAAATGAAGAAATTAATCAATTTTGTGAGAGCATAAGTGCAGAGCCACAAATCTTAGGAGCAAAGCAAATTGCTGAACAATTTAAAGATTTGATTAAAAAAAGAATTGATATAGATAGAGCAGAGATTTCAAGTTCAAATAAAGTATTAAATGATGTTTTAGAGCAAATCAGCGATAAAATAGTTAATATTTTAAATATGGCAACTAATTCTCAAGTAAAAGTTCAAGAGATTAAAAAAGAAATAGAAAGCATTAAAGCAGAAGATAGGGCAATGCAAGTAATTAAAGAAAAATTAATCGCTATCGTTGCTACTTTTGAAAAAGAAATTATAGACTTAAAAGAAAAAACAAAACAAGATGCCGATACTCTAGGTGAATTAAAAATTAAAGTTCAAGGGTTAGAGCAAGAAATTAATAAACTAAGAGAAGAAACTCAAGTAGACTTTTTAACTCAACTTGCAAATAAAAGACAATTAGAAGAGCAATTAAAATTAGCAGAAGAGTCTTATGGTAGATATAATATTAATTACTCAATAGCTTTTTTTGATATAGACCACTTTAAAGTTATTAATGATACTTATGGACACGCAGCAGGCGATACAATACTTGCTAATTTAGGAAATATTATTTTAAATAATATAAGAAAACTAGATTGTGCAGGAAGATATGGCGGAGAAGAATTTATGGTAATTTTACCTCATGCTTCTATTGATGATGCTGTGAAATTTGCAGAAAAAATTAGAGTTTTAGTATCAGAGCAAAAGTTCTTATGTAAAGGTAAAACAATTAGTATAAGAGTAAGTGGCGGTGTAAGTGATAGAAAGAGTTATGATACTCAAGAGCAGTTTATTGAAGCTGTTGATAAGCTTTTATATGCTGCAAAAGATGCAGGCAGAAACAATATAAAAAGTGCAAGCAGAAAATAACCTTACAAGCTATTTAGATAATTTAGCTGAATTTTACGAGAAGTTTGACCTTTTTAAAGCTCATAGATTTAAACATTTATTAGGATTTGATTACACTCAAAAAGTAGTTCAAATCCTAGGCACTAACGGTAAGGGAAGCACTGGAAGATACCTTGCTTTAATGCTTAGTAATAGTGGCTATAGAGTAGGGCATTTTATAAGCCCACATATATTTTCTTATAAAGAGCGTTTTAGCATATATGAAAACTCAAATCCATTAGAAATTAATCTTGATATTGCCCATCAAATATTGCAAAGTAAATTAAAAGAGCTTAACACAAAAGAAAGCCTTAGTTATTTTGAATATTTATGCTTTTTAGCACCTATTGTTTTTGCTGAGTGTGATTTCGTAGTGCTTGAAGCTGGACTTGGCGGTGAATACGATGCTACAAGTATTTTTAAAAGAGATTTATGTGTATTTACTCCTATTAGTATTGACCACGCTGATATTTTAGGCTCTAATTTAGATGATATTTATAGAACAAAAATCAAAGCAATGCAAAATGTAAATGTATTTGCAAATGATAATGAAATGATAAGAAAGGCAGTCATTCAAAAAGGTGTAAAAGCAAGTTTTTTAAAATACGATTATTCTAAATTATGTCTTGATGAAAGCGAGTTTTTAAAGCATAATTTTAGCTTAGCTCAGCTTGCTTATTTTGAATTACTTAATCATTTTTATATAGGAAAAGCTATTAAATTAGATTTAAGAGCTAGATGTGAAAAACTAGCAAAAAATATAATCATTGATGTAGGGCACAACGGCGCAGCTGCAAAGAATTTGAAATCGGAATTACAAAAGCATTTTAATGGCAAAGTTAGTTTAATAGCTAATTTTTTTGCTAATAAAGATGTAAAAGATATATTACAAATTCTAAAGCCTTGCATTGATGAAGTTTTGATTTTTAATTACGAAAGCTCACATAGAGCATTAGCTGATGTAAAAGGCATTTGTAAAGAGCTAGATATAAAATATAGTGATTTTAATAAGTTAGATGATAATAAATTTTATGCTGTATTTGGCTCTTTTGTTTTGGTAGAAAGGTTTTTAAAAGCTTATGCAAGCAAAATTATATGAATATTTATTAAAAAATAGCCCAAAAATAGTAGTTTGTGAAGATTTAAATGAGGCAAAAAGTCTTGCAAGTGTAGCCGAGTTTTTAAACAAAAAAAGCTTTATTATGCCTGATTTTAGAGCTGATGTAGGCGATGATTTACGCTCATTTACAATGGAGCTTTTTGATATTTCAAAGGTTTTGAGTGATTATTATGATTATCAAGATGAAAAGATTTTAATAATTCCTATTAATACTATCAAAAAGCCTTTACCTACAAAAGAAAATTTAAAATGTTTAGAAATTGAATTTGCTAGTAGAATTAATTTAAAAAATCTAGCAAAAGAGCTTTTAAGATTAAACTATACTTTAGTAGATATCGTGCAAAGCCCAGGGGAGTTTTGTATAGGGCATGAAAAAATAGATATTTTTTCTTTAAAATATGAAAATCCTATTAGGATTGTTTTATTTGATGATGAGGTTGAAAGCGTTAAGTTTTTTGATGCAGCCACAGGACTTAGCTTTAAAGAAGAATTAGAAAAATGCTTAATTTTACCGATAATTTCAAGAGTTAGCGAAGATGAATTTGAAAAAATTAACGATGATATAAAAAACTCTGATGATAGTTTTAAAGACTATGAGAGCGTATTTTATTGGTATTTAAAATTGCATAATTATTTGGATTTTTCTTATGTTTGTATTAAAGAATTTGAAATAGGAAATGTAATTAGCAAAGCATTAAAATATCAAGATATGGTCTTTATTCCTAGCAATGATTTTTTTAAATTAAACGAAAATAAAAAAATAAAACTTCTAGCAAGTAATGAAAATAAATTTTTAGAATTTAAGCTTGGGTCTAATGTAGAAAAAATTATTTCAAACGAAATTGTAAATATTAAAAGCGATGATGAATTAATAATAAGCCTTAATAAATACTATAAAAAAGAGAAAAAATATAAATCTAGCATAATTTTAGATGAATTAATTAAAAATGATTATGTAGTTCATGAGCGTTATGGAGTAGGTAGATTTTTAGGGCTTGAGCTAATAGAAAATGAAGGCAAAAAGCAAGAATTTATTGTGATTGAATATCAAAATGAAAATAAATTATTGCTACCTACTAGTTCACTTTATTTGCTTGATAAATATATTTCAAGTTCTATTCCTGAGCTTGATAAATTAGGCAAAAATACCTTTGTAAAATTAAAAGAAAAGTTAAAAACAAAACTTCTAGCAATAGCAGGTGCGATAACTGAACTTGCAGCAAAAAGACAATTAATCGTAACAAAAGCTATTAAAAAGCCTTTAGAATATGAGCTTTTTAAAGCTAGTGCAGGGTTTAGTCTAACAAGCGATCAAGAAAAAGCATTAGATGAAATTTTTGCTGAATTAGCAAAAACAACTCCTATGGATAGGCTACTTAGTGCTGATGTTGGTTTTGGTAAAACTGAAGTTGCTATGCATGCAATATTTGCTTGTGTTAAA
Protein-coding regions in this window:
- a CDS encoding LPS assembly lipoprotein LptE, giving the protein MKNIFLIFVLFFCACGYAPLNKATSSSLGESVNVVTIINKAEPKDSITLSDNFTNYLEHYMHKSISKYADSKIVLRILSSDFIALYYDEFGYAKSYKAIIRLEFNVTYKDGKNKKIITSGEHIFNTNQISVLSDEQKSRAINQASQKAFNEFALKVIM
- a CDS encoding GGDEF domain-containing protein; its protein translation is MSININVIAKETIVELTKRNLLLTPENYSEVFDEVAKKYGRTSQNSDKIQSYIAKLNPMLAQDVKGRNVKSLEELVVFLISKANGIKEDNTDKKIITNYSILCRKLFSILSKIPNKATKHLSEESLNKLNSINIRTLEDLKNDWINVEDDQFELNNKIQHLGLNARDDFKEILDELASKLEKSNADSICENLAPSVAYSLTPSIANYVNEEINQFCESISAEPQILGAKQIAEQFKDLIKKRIDIDRAEISSSNKVLNDVLEQISDKIVNILNMATNSQVKVQEIKKEIESIKAEDRAMQVIKEKLIAIVATFEKEIIDLKEKTKQDADTLGELKIKVQGLEQEINKLREETQVDFLTQLANKRQLEEQLKLAEESYGRYNINYSIAFFDIDHFKVINDTYGHAAGDTILANLGNIILNNIRKLDCAGRYGGEEFMVILPHASIDDAVKFAEKIRVLVSEQKFLCKGKTISIRVSGGVSDRKSYDTQEQFIEAVDKLLYAAKDAGRNNIKSASRK
- a CDS encoding Mur ligase family protein, whose product is MQAENNLTSYLDNLAEFYEKFDLFKAHRFKHLLGFDYTQKVVQILGTNGKGSTGRYLALMLSNSGYRVGHFISPHIFSYKERFSIYENSNPLEINLDIAHQILQSKLKELNTKESLSYFEYLCFLAPIVFAECDFVVLEAGLGGEYDATSIFKRDLCVFTPISIDHADILGSNLDDIYRTKIKAMQNVNVFANDNEMIRKAVIQKGVKASFLKYDYSKLCLDESEFLKHNFSLAQLAYFELLNHFYIGKAIKLDLRARCEKLAKNIIIDVGHNGAAAKNLKSELQKHFNGKVSLIANFFANKDVKDILQILKPCIDEVLIFNYESSHRALADVKGICKELDIKYSDFNKLDDNKFYAVFGSFVLVERFLKAYASKII
- a CDS encoding DEAD/DEAH box helicase — protein: MQAKLYEYLLKNSPKIVVCEDLNEAKSLASVAEFLNKKSFIMPDFRADVGDDLRSFTMELFDISKVLSDYYDYQDEKILIIPINTIKKPLPTKENLKCLEIEFASRINLKNLAKELLRLNYTLVDIVQSPGEFCIGHEKIDIFSLKYENPIRIVLFDDEVESVKFFDAATGLSFKEELEKCLILPIISRVSEDEFEKINDDIKNSDDSFKDYESVFYWYLKLHNYLDFSYVCIKEFEIGNVISKALKYQDMVFIPSNDFFKLNENKKIKLLASNENKFLEFKLGSNVEKIISNEIVNIKSDDELIISLNKYYKKEKKYKSSIILDELIKNDYVVHERYGVGRFLGLELIENEGKKQEFIVIEYQNENKLLLPTSSLYLLDKYISSSIPELDKLGKNTFVKLKEKLKTKLLAIAGAITELAAKRQLIVTKAIKKPLEYELFKASAGFSLTSDQEKALDEIFAELAKTTPMDRLLSADVGFGKTEVAMHAIFACVKSGLNALFFVPTTLLCSQHYKTLKNRLEPFGINVFRLDRFSNTKKAIMNTKEPKVIIGTHSLLSLAIDDVGLIVIDEEHKFGVKQKEKLKDISIKAHQLSMSATPIPRTLNQALSTLKTYSQILTPPNDRLDVRTFVKPYDDALIKEVIARELRRGGQIFYIHNHIASIEHKKRYLENLYPNLRILVLHSKIPANEAEEKLFAYEDKKYDLLLCTSIVESGIDLANANTIIVEKSNHFGIADLHQLRGRVGRSKIQGFCYFLVDNEENLSEDSKKRLLSLASNSYLGSGSTLAQMDLEIRGGGNLLGAEQSGHIEQLGYALYIKMLEAEINRLSKGNVTKEIKYEQKLLVNAYISDYLVPNDKLRLSLYRKVNECENLAELSALEDSFNDRFGKFDSYTKNYFSLMAIKILCIKNNFIEVSNYEQNIKLLKENDERIILKAPSKSDEDIIVTILKYLNSLS